A window from Hymenobacter volaticus encodes these proteins:
- a CDS encoding fatty acid desaturase family protein has product MKTTASSAHLQLTANQRRVELARPWVLAALYVGLALAGWWWLAVPVAVAVCLAAFVQMHDAMHNALGLPKPINERILTLSALLILKSGHAMQVTHLRHHGRCLTEDDPEGAPATWQFSRVLWQGPWHILMLRRESLRIAPNTRRIQLLETAFTVVLLVAFVALYFLTGSLVGIIYWGVAFLMSATMPVWASYIPHHVASRNPAARAAAAVAQVWTPVVSSFAFHHVHHHYPRVPTALLHRAAAELPPPPEEDHH; this is encoded by the coding sequence ATGAAAACCACTGCTAGCTCTGCGCATTTACAGCTGACCGCCAACCAACGCAGGGTGGAGTTGGCGCGTCCTTGGGTGTTGGCCGCACTTTATGTAGGGCTGGCGCTAGCGGGCTGGTGGTGGCTAGCGGTGCCGGTAGCAGTAGCTGTGTGCTTGGCCGCCTTCGTACAGATGCACGATGCCATGCACAACGCCTTGGGGCTGCCCAAACCTATTAATGAGCGAATCCTGACGCTGAGCGCCTTGCTCATCCTCAAAAGTGGCCACGCCATGCAGGTTACGCACCTACGTCATCATGGCCGCTGCCTCACCGAAGACGACCCCGAAGGTGCCCCTGCCACGTGGCAGTTCTCCCGCGTGCTATGGCAAGGCCCCTGGCACATCCTGATGCTTCGCCGCGAGTCGTTACGCATTGCTCCAAATACCCGCCGCATTCAACTGCTGGAAACCGCCTTTACGGTAGTTCTGCTGGTTGCTTTCGTGGCGCTGTACTTCCTAACGGGCTCGTTGGTGGGAATTATTTACTGGGGCGTTGCCTTTCTCATGAGTGCCACCATGCCGGTTTGGGCATCCTACATACCCCACCACGTAGCCTCGCGCAATCCTGCTGCCCGGGCGGCAGCGGCCGTGGCGCAAGTCTGGACGCCGGTGGTTTCGTCGTTTGCCTTTCACCACGTGCATCACCATTACCCGCGCGTGCCGACCGCCTTGCTGCACCGCGCCGCTGCCGAGCTACCCCCGCCACCCGAGGAAGATCATCACTAG
- a CDS encoding ComEA family DNA-binding protein encodes MKPRRLIRRYFGFSRRETSGFAVLLGLLVAFLSLPLLLRPHLTTYDPTADQQQLDALAADLAAQREQRPTYASRYPRRTYPARVRVPQVPLAPFNPNSFMSTDWQARGLPQWLAERLVKYRDVVGGFRAKEQIRKAYGLSDTTYARLAPYIQLPEQLPPREARTYASRYPTTNTSATGASMALPASKFVRKPRNLQPFDLNSADTTQLMQIRGIGRGLSARVVEYRQRLGGFQNEEQVAEIYSLRDAPDLVDSLRKYTFVRPGFTPSSLDVNNAPFEVLQGHPYMGKRLARVVVAYRQQHGPFRQPADLRQIRILDEVTFAKLQPYVVIK; translated from the coding sequence ATGAAGCCTAGACGTTTGATTCGTCGTTATTTTGGCTTTTCACGCCGCGAAACATCTGGCTTTGCAGTGCTGTTGGGCTTACTGGTGGCGTTTTTGTCACTGCCGCTACTCCTACGCCCGCATTTGACCACGTACGATCCTACTGCGGATCAGCAACAGCTAGACGCCTTGGCAGCTGACCTGGCTGCGCAACGGGAACAGAGGCCGACATATGCCAGTCGCTACCCCCGCCGTACTTATCCGGCACGTGTGCGCGTGCCGCAGGTTCCACTTGCCCCATTCAACCCCAATAGCTTTATGAGCACAGATTGGCAAGCGCGTGGCCTGCCGCAGTGGTTAGCCGAAAGACTCGTGAAGTACCGTGATGTCGTGGGGGGCTTCCGGGCCAAGGAGCAAATTCGCAAAGCGTATGGCCTCTCCGATACCACCTACGCTCGGTTGGCTCCCTACATTCAATTGCCTGAGCAATTGCCGCCCCGCGAAGCTCGCACCTATGCCAGCCGCTATCCGACTACCAATACCAGCGCCACGGGGGCTTCGATGGCGTTGCCTGCCAGCAAGTTCGTTCGCAAGCCTCGCAACTTGCAGCCGTTCGACCTTAACTCTGCCGACACCACACAGCTTATGCAAATCCGGGGGATTGGACGCGGCCTTTCGGCCCGGGTAGTGGAGTATCGTCAGCGCCTGGGTGGCTTCCAAAACGAAGAGCAAGTAGCGGAAATCTACAGCCTGCGCGACGCGCCCGACCTCGTGGACAGCTTGCGTAAATACACGTTCGTGCGCCCCGGTTTCACGCCTAGCTCGCTCGATGTAAACAATGCCCCGTTCGAGGTACTACAGGGCCATCCTTACATGGGCAAACGTTTAGCCCGGGTGGTGGTAGCCTATCGGCAGCAGCACGGCCCCTTCCGCCAACCCGCCGACTTGCGTCAAATCCGTATTCTCGATGAGGTCACGTTTGCCAAGCTTCAACCTTACGTAGTGATTAAGTGA
- a CDS encoding cold-shock protein yields MKTGKVKFFNEAKGFGFIIQDENSQDIFVHQTGLIHEIRENDRVSFEVIEGKKGLNAVKVERIAV; encoded by the coding sequence ATGAAAACCGGGAAAGTGAAGTTTTTCAATGAAGCCAAGGGGTTTGGCTTTATTATTCAGGATGAAAACAGCCAGGATATTTTTGTGCACCAGACAGGCTTAATTCACGAAATACGCGAGAATGACCGCGTTTCATTCGAAGTTATCGAAGGCAAAAAAGGTCTGAACGCGGTTAAAGTAGAGCGTATCGCAGTATAG
- a CDS encoding gliding motility lipoprotein GldH — MALPNQKFQRSGTYKIVLEQYMRQNQLPGLMAVGVRVAKAKAATP, encoded by the coding sequence TTGGCGCTTCCCAACCAGAAATTTCAGCGGTCGGGTACTTACAAGATTGTGCTGGAGCAGTACATGCGCCAAAACCAACTACCGGGCCTGATGGCAGTAGGAGTGCGGGTAGCGAAAGCAAAAGCCGCCACACCCTAA
- a CDS encoding DinB family protein, with amino-acid sequence MSQTPIRTVDFFDILSADLARLRDITQRRFRPLSDDQLNRRPGPDKWSVGQCLEHLNIVGGLYLPTITRKIHQAQERGSTPDETVKHGFIGRKMTEAMRTPPSQKAMKAPQQYAPTGARLPRTVVEVFSRQLDELEVLLRQARRVNANSIRIPNPIIPLLWPRLTDVVEMLVEHMKRHVAQAERVLDGKPGNGK; translated from the coding sequence ATGAGTCAGACTCCTATCCGTACCGTTGACTTTTTCGATATTTTGAGCGCCGACCTCGCTCGGCTGCGCGATATAACGCAACGGCGGTTCCGGCCTCTCTCCGACGACCAACTCAATCGCCGGCCGGGCCCTGACAAATGGAGTGTTGGGCAGTGTTTAGAGCATCTTAACATTGTGGGCGGCCTCTATTTGCCTACTATCACACGCAAGATACACCAAGCCCAGGAGCGCGGTAGTACGCCCGATGAAACCGTAAAGCACGGCTTCATTGGGCGCAAAATGACCGAGGCCATGCGGACGCCCCCGAGCCAAAAAGCCATGAAAGCGCCCCAGCAATACGCCCCGACTGGCGCGCGTCTACCCCGCACAGTGGTGGAAGTATTCAGTCGGCAACTCGATGAGTTGGAGGTCTTGTTAAGACAAGCTCGCCGCGTGAATGCCAATTCCATACGAATCCCCAATCCTATTATCCCGTTGCTCTGGCCTCGCCTCACGGATGTGGTAGAAATGCTCGTCGAGCACATGAAGCGCCACGTCGCTCAGGCCGAACGGGTGCTGGACGGAAAGCCGGGTAACGGAAAGTAA